The genomic segment tagttgcctttttttttttttaatatgttaaggAGATTAACTcttgtagcacagtggttaagtgcttgactactaacaaaaaggttggcagtttgaacccgccagctgctctgcaagagaaacacgtggtagtctgcttccataaagattctagccttggagaccctaggggacagttttctgtcctgtaaggccactgcaagttggaatcaacttgatggcacacaacactaGGCCTTTGTTTGTGCTGTGTGTGCTTAGGCatggtctcatttaatccttacaacaccTTCTTTGCAAAGATGCTATTAAATAAgtcttcatttcacagatgaaaaattGAGGTAAAGTAATATTAAGTAACTTTTAGCCCAAGGTTATACAGTaagtggaaaacctggtggcgtagtggttaagtgctatggctgctaaccaaagggttggcagttcagatccaccaggcgctccttggaaactctgtggggtagttctactctgtcctatagggtcactatgagttggaattgactcgacggcactgggtttggtttggttttcggatACAGTAAGTGATGAAGCCAGAGTCTGAATTTGAGGCCAGAGTGTCTCTGACTCCACACTTCAGCTTTTAATGACACTGTTATGAACTGCCTCCCTGGGGTAgtacggggaaaaaaaaaaatctatcttaaaTTCCCTTTATTTGCCTAAAACTTCCCTATTTGCCCACCTTGGTTTACTTTGCTCttcttaattttattctttttctttctaaaaatctTTATTTAGTTTCAGTCTTGAGCCAGGTGCTGAAGATAAAAAATTAGTAAGATTTGGTCTCTACACCCAAAAAGTGCATAGTCTAGGAAGGAACAGttacataaaaaaatcacaatggtATATAGTAAGTGCTAAATGTACGTACAAAGAGGAAGCAACTGATTGCCTTCAGTGGGAGACGGGAGGAGTTTTGTGGAAGGCTTTGCAAAGGAGGTTACTCTTGACTTAGATGTTGGAGGCTGAATTGGGAGTCCAGATAGAGTGAGAAAGAGCATTCCAGACAGGGGACAACACGTATAGTATCTAGCATTGCCTCTTTCCAGCTTCATGAGGCATTTAATAATATCTGAGAACTTATTGACTACCTGGCCCTTAATGGTTTTatagatttcattttttttttcttatctcaaAGTACTAATGCTTTTAACGAGCCTCACGTCTTCCTATTAGTCTCTCACTCATGTTCTCTCTTCCTCTTGTCTAGTGGGGGCCCCTGGAGTCACTAATGAAAGCTACATTACCTGGGCACCGGACTATGAATCCCTGTCCTGTGTGGGAGAGGAAGAGAGGCCGTGTGTACCTGTTCTTCATCTGTGTGTTGGACCATGTCACCGAGCAGCAACAGATTGTGTTAGGCAGGAATGCTGCCCGCCTCTGCTTCATCTGCAGTCAGGATGCTGGCTGCTCATGGAGCGAGGTAAGGGACATAACTGAGGAGGTCATTGGCCCAGAGATAAAGCATTGGGCCACATTTGCTGTGGGCCCAGGTCACGGCATCCAGCTACAGTCGGGAAGGCTGGTCATCCCTGCATACACCTACTACATCCCTTACTGTTTTTTTTGCTTCCGGCTACCATGTAAAGTCAGACCTCATTCACTGATGATCTACAGTGATGACCTAGGTGTCACATGGCATCATGGCAGGCTCATTAGGCCCATGGCGACAGTGGAGTGCGAGGTGGCAGAGGTGACTGGGAGGTCTGGCCACTCGGTGCTGTATTGCAGTGCCCGGACACCAAATAGACACCGGGCAGAGGCTGTCAGCATTGACcatggggaatgctttcagagatCAGCCCTGAGCCAACAGCTCTGTGAGCCCCCACATGGCTGCCAAGGCAGCGTGGTGAGCTTCTGGCCCACGGAGATCCCACATGATTGCCAGGACCCTAATGGCAAAGATGCTGCCTTTGTTCAGCAGAGCCCTCCACAAGACAGCTCACTGAGGCTGGAGCAGGAAGCTGGAACACTGTCGGAATCATGGCTCTTGTACTCACACCCAACTAATAAGAAACGGAGGGTCGACCTAGGCATCTACCTCAACCAGGCCCCCTTGGAGGCCGCCTGCTGGTCCCGCCCCTGGATCTTGCACTGTGGGCCCTGTGGCTACTCTGATATGGCTGCTGTGGATGAGGAGGGCTTGTTTGGGTGCTTATTTGAGTGTGGAATCAAGCGGGAGTATGAGCAGATTGCCTTTCGTCTGTTTACAGACCGTGAGATCCTGGGCCACGTGCAAGGCAACAGCACCAGCCCTAGTAGGAACCCTAAGCCAGCTCAAGACTAATTGACTTCTTAGGACCCGACTCGTAGAAGGGAGTGGGAACCAACGCCGGGACAATGGAGGCCAAGATAACAGAAGTTACTGAAGTCTATAGAGAATCCAAAAGCTTAATATTCTGCTCCCTATCCTGGCACAGAGTATCCACTCCTCCCCCTCCAAAGAGCAAAATGGAAAATTTACCATAGCTACTGCAGTGGAAAGAACACTGAACTGGGAGTTGGGAGATCCTGATATGATATTTACACTGCCACTGACTTGCTTTGTGGCATTGGACATATCACCTGACCTACCTGGGTCTCAGATctccatttataaaatgagagaaTTAGTTCTGTGATTTCTTTTCTTCCCATCCCTAGGAGAGGCAGAGTACCTGGGTGCTCCATGATTAGCAAATCCTGGCTGCCTATAGGACTCTGATCTCAAATGGAAATCAGAGGACTTGTCTTTTCAAATGACTCTGGCTTTATCCAAGTGTGAGATTACAAGAGGTGTCATGGCAGGAAGGAAGATCTGGATAATTTGTTCTGTtttcagtaacaacaacaaaaaaccccctACACCCTACTAATCATGCTCAGAGCTCTGTAGGCTCTCTCTCCTAGAGGACTTGGGCAGAATAGTAGAATGATGAAGTCACCTACCTCCTCCAGCTTTGCTGCTCTGCTCAGTCTTTCCTTCCTCATCCAGAATGCATCATTTCCTTGGGAGAAAATGAGCAGCTCAGTGCCAGTGGTACTTGATAATGGTGCTTGTTTCTTCTGATGGCATCACTGCTATGAAAGATGAACCTGAAGATCCATTATTGGATGGTTCCTGAAGGACTTAAAACATTGGACAAAACTTGCCACAACCtttgccttcaaggagcttacagtttATAGGGTAGGATGAGGGAGAAAATACCCCTGGTGTGGTAGTTTGTAGATGTTGGGGTGATGGTGGCACTTATTGTCATTGCCTTTGTTGCATTTCCAGCGTGACCGGAGTCACCTGCCGAAGGGCTTGTCCAGGCTGTGCAGTTTCGCCCAAGTTTAGAATGTTGTCCTCCCCCAGCCATTCTTTAATCCATGGAGAAGTTCTTCAGCCTTACCATTAGGAAGGTCTCTGGAACCCAAGCCTCTGAGTTGGGCCTGTTCTTTTTGATCTATTGAAATCACTGTTTGTGAGGTATGTTTGCCTCTTTGTCTTATAGTTTTGGTCCTGAACTTAGCCTGTGCTAGGTCTCTCAGATGATACTAGATTGGATGCTCCTATTTTAGATTGTTCTTATGATAGAAATTCTATCATGAGAGATTTATTCCTTTGGGTAGGAGAGCTCTTTTGTCCCTATTTTAGGATGATAATGCCTTAAACTGGGTAATGACCACAGAGAGCAAGTCTTAGTAGTGGAAtatagtctagcaggctagagGTTGCAGTTGCACCAGTAAGATGGGGGAGGGTCTTATAGGAAGCAAGTAGAGATTAACTGCACCTACTTCAGCATGTTGCATAAGCCTGTGGCTTAGCATggctttttaaaattcccttagcCTTTCATATATTGCCAAAGTGATCTTCCCCATACACAGTTATGatcattcattcactgatgtaTGCATTTCTCTACATATTTCCTGAGTGCCTGTGCATAATGCAAGGTACTTTTTATTGTCATTCCCTGGTTGAAAATTATCCGTAGCTCCCCATTACCTCAAAGTGCTGTTTACATTTAGCCTGGCATGTAGGACCTTCCAGTAAGTTGCTGGGTGAAATAATGTATAAATACTTCCCTCTTTTTCCTTATATGAAGCCCACTGTCAGGGAAGACCTCGGTCAAGTTGGCAATCAGCTGGAGGTGCACAGTGTTGGTGGTGCAAGGGAGGAATTGGGGAATGAGAGAGGATTAAAAGGGCAGTCCCCTCCCGAATAGTAGAAACTCCTTGTTCAGCAAAGCTTTACTGAGCATCATACTCTAAAGAGACAGGAACAGAGAGATGGCTAAGTTCTACAACCAGGGCTAAAGGATGAAGAGAATGAGAATATCAAGACCTTTTTGGGACTGTTCAAGAAGAGAGCCAGGAAAAGGACCTCAGTCATGCCAGTGTGGACCAGAGATATCTAATACCAGTATTCATGAGATATCTCATCCATCTCTAAATTTCCATCCCTTACTCCTTCCCCCTTGCCTCATATTTGCTCCTCCttaatgaatagcagtgaaacccTTAACAGGGAAAAGGCCTATGTGCTTATTTCAGGAATAGTAAGAAAAGAAAGTTAGAGGACAGGGAAAATCCAATATGACAACTAGTTGACCACAGTGGGTGATGGCAGctgtgaagaaaaagaagagcagaTAGGCATCCTGGCATCTTCAGGGAGAGAAAGGAAGTGACAGACATGAAACCTAAGCTGGAGAGATGGTGTGGGTGGTGGCTGTTGTGAAGAAGAAATGACAACAGGTTGCAGCTGTTCCCTGGAACTTGTGGGAAGAGAAGCTTGCACAGGCCAGCAGCTTGGCCTGCAGAGAAGGTCCTACCCAACTCTAGCCTTAAGTTGGCTCAACTTGTCCTTTCTCCAGGTGACCAACAAAGAGAGCTGTGGGCACAGCAGCCCTGTTTGTGCCAGTTACCCAAGGCCTTCAGGGCCCAGGAGCCTATACCAGGATACTGGTACCCTCACCGAGCCCATTTCAGCCACCGTCAGGTTAGGGGTAGAATGGAAAAGATATGGTAGGTGATGGCAGCTGTGAAGAAAAGAGGAATGCCGACAAGAGGCCTGTAACCCTTAGGAATGGAGTGAGGACTACACAGACTGTGGTCCTTTGCTCCCAGGTGCTCCCCACACATCCTGCTCCTTGTATCCTTACATCTGTCCAGCACACACATATAGATGTACAGAAAAGCACAGGTAGTAGGAGCCTTCACTGGTATTTACCCAGACCAGACTTTCCCTGACCCATTCAGCCTGCTGGTCCTGCACATGCTCCCTGGTTCCCTAACTCCTGAGCTCCTAATATTCACCTCAGACCCTTGTTATTTGGATGGTTTATTTGGACCTGTTTCTCCTGGTCACTGGTCTCTCCTCAGATGTCCACAGGGTATCATACAGCTGCAGCCATAGGTTAGAGACATATTACCTTGCCTGTTTGGGGAGGGGTATCCCAAGAGACCCACTTAGGTCAATCTGAGGCTGCGCAGCCTCCTCCCCAGGGTGGTAGGATTGGATAACCTACACTCTGGCCAGATTGGGCTGCTCACTTATCCAGCAGGCTGTGAGTTTTTCCCATTGCATTATTTAAATAGATGTCAGGTCACCCTTGTCTCTACTGCCAGATTGCACGGTCTAATCCTCTCCTTGATACTTATGACAGGCCACCCTGTGTTGTTGTCTGTGTTGTGCCTCTAGCCCTCTGTTAGGCTGTGAACTGATTGAGGGCCAAGGCTGTCTGACTCCTTTCTGTCCTTTTTACCTTGAATCACAATGACTTATCTCTGCTCTTTATCATATTCTGAAAATTCCATGAAGGTAAGGACTGAGTCTAATTACTGTCTTTGTCCACCATGGGGCCTGGCAcaaaatagacagcagtaaagatatgctgaatgaatgagtgagtcaAAGACCCTAACCTTCTGGATCTAATTATGGAGGCCAGGGAGAGTTCTACCCCAAGGAGGAAGATGTTGCATCCCTTTATGGTTTGTACAGCATTCCAAACCTGCCTAGCACTCACCCCAAAATAAGTGCTTTCTGTGCTGGCCGGCTTCCAGGTCAGCTATAGTACTTCTGGCTTGAGCTTGGTCTGCCTGGATGCCTAAAACCAAGCTGAGGTCTGGGGTTCTCATTTCCCTGGTTTGTCTCCTCTGTCCCTGAATGGTTTTTCCATAACTGCCACTGCTCCACGACTCGAAGGGAGTTGCTGGGGCTCGTGTGTTCAAAGCAAGCCTTGGCTCTCTGATACCAAGTGTCAGTAATGCTCTCTGTATCGTAAAAGCTACCATGACTCTGGAACAAGGAAGATAAATAAAGAGCTTAAGTCTGGTGATTTCtggttttgttgctgttattgttgttaaggaAACTGTAAGACGATTATTATCCTAATAGCTATACCTAATTTGTACCCAACTTCTTTCCAAAAATGAATTTGAGGCAATATCTTGGTTTCCATAAGAACTTTTACTTTTAGAAAACTTAGTAATAATCCTTTGAAGGAGGGGCccagatggctgactaggtagaagctacctcagatccctcttgcaacaaagactcggaaaaacaagtgaatcaatcacatacatgacaatctacgaaccctgaccatcaaacacagatctaaagagttgacctgagtgacagagactgagaacgaacaaccacagggaagcagtgactgttttcggagcctagagccagcatcccagtcaggaaaccttggcgccgggctttggactgggtgcaggggagctgagcacggcatcctgagacggcacaaacacggggcacagccctagcgccctgaactgacctcaggggaagcccagccagtgcatgcggGCAGCGCAgcaacacggctgacaggagaagtcacggggaggcagcgactggttttggagctgggagtgcggcgtcccagccggggaaccttggcgctgggctttggactgggagcggaggaactaaccgcggcttctgaggcagcgcaagcacgggacgcgggcctgaccctcgggggcaatctctacccagccagcacacacagccAATGTgcccccctcgggaatctcagataaagcagtcatcccaagcaagataagtaactttgtctatatttcggggtgctactctctcctatttatctgaaccctcccctccccttcccaggcggcttcattaacattggaatttcctgagccagagagtgaactgcttgcagtttttctttctttttggtcttttcctaacccattctcctggcctgagagaggcagctacaaaaaaacccagggaccaaaaatccttccccagttggactaaaaacacagaaccagctccagccaagcatatgtgatccacagtcttgggctttcatccctacagggaacaaggtggctattataatgcaaagtcatttctgatagggatctgactgcatttgttttagcagatttactggaaagacaagtttcccaggtctgatatctctgcatattcaacggagccctcactgacccacaacagggaactgagggctgaagctccccccagaccacctagcctcctgccttaggggtctaaggaggatgacacctaccaatctgtagagatacttgcattgggtgcctaaggtacagctgcagagcccaccgaccaaggtgctttaggaatagagacacacctacctcactggcacttggaggaagactgtcagcatcctgccccccctggagtgtgaacccctgctgctactagaatctggtgcacacaactatcaccactacttctctacgtggataggtgacagtctgctccacacacttgatgacccaaaatcagattttactcaagaatagtgaatggactcaggcttatatatctggtaacagcccaaaccagctggtaataggacataagtgattcaagggctacaacaatcaaaacagtgcaatctagtagcccgtctacgtatactgaaagaaaaaaagactcagtgagcaaatatagaataaatctctacaatatcttagtgatggcttggagacagcagtcgatatcaaacaacataaagaagcagaccatgattgcttctacaactccccaaacgaaagaatcaaaatctttcccaaatgaagatacaatcctggaattgccagatacagaaataaaaaaataatttacggaatgcttcaagacatcagggatgacctcagaaatgaaacaaggcaatctacagaaaaagccaaggaacacactgataaagcagttgaagaactcaaaaagattattcaagaacatagtgaaaaaattaataagctgcaagaatccatagacagcattcagaaatccaaaagattaacaataaaattacagaattagacaatgcaataggaagtcagaggagcagactcgagcaattagaatgcagagtgggagatctggaggaccagggaattgacaccaacatagctgaaaaaaaaaatcagataaaataatttaaaaataaatgaagaaaccctaagaatcatgtgggactctatcaagaagaataacttgcgtgtgattggagtcccagaacagggagggatatcaaaaacacagaatagttgaagatgtgttggcagaaaacttcccagacatcatgaaagacgaaaggatatctatccaagatgctcattgaaccccatttaagattgatccaaaaagaaaatcaccaagacatattatcatcaaacttgccaaaaccaaagataaagagaaaattttaaaagcagccagggataaaagaaaggtctcctacaaaagagaatcagtaagaataagttcagactactcagcagaaacca from the Loxodonta africana isolate mLoxAfr1 chromosome 7, mLoxAfr1.hap2, whole genome shotgun sequence genome contains:
- the NEU3 gene encoding sialidase-3 isoform X1 — encoded protein: MEEHPAPNSAPRETEEAAPRAEVMDEVTSCSFNSPLFQQEDEGGITYRIPALLYIPPARTFLAFAEKRSTCRDEDALHLVLRRGLRTGHLVQWGPLESLMKATLPGHRTMNPCPVWERKRGRVYLFFICVLDHVTEQQQIVLGRNAARLCFICSQDAGCSWSEVRDITEEVIGPEIKHWATFAVGPGHGIQLQSGRLVIPAYTYYIPYCFFCFRLPCKVRPHSLMIYSDDLGVTWHHGRLIRPMATVECEVAEVTGRSGHSVLYCSARTPNRHRAEAVSIDHGECFQRSALSQQLCEPPHGCQGSVVSFWPTEIPHDCQDPNGKDAAFVQQSPPQDSSLRLEQEAGTLSESWLLYSHPTNKKRRVDLGIYLNQAPLEAACWSRPWILHCGPCGYSDMAAVDEEGLFGCLFECGIKREYEQIAFRLFTDREILGHVQGNSTSPSRNPKPAQD
- the NEU3 gene encoding sialidase-3 isoform X2, with the translated sequence MKATLPGHRTMNPCPVWERKRGRVYLFFICVLDHVTEQQQIVLGRNAARLCFICSQDAGCSWSEVRDITEEVIGPEIKHWATFAVGPGHGIQLQSGRLVIPAYTYYIPYCFFCFRLPCKVRPHSLMIYSDDLGVTWHHGRLIRPMATVECEVAEVTGRSGHSVLYCSARTPNRHRAEAVSIDHGECFQRSALSQQLCEPPHGCQGSVVSFWPTEIPHDCQDPNGKDAAFVQQSPPQDSSLRLEQEAGTLSESWLLYSHPTNKKRRVDLGIYLNQAPLEAACWSRPWILHCGPCGYSDMAAVDEEGLFGCLFECGIKREYEQIAFRLFTDREILGHVQGNSTSPSRNPKPAQD